From the Mesoaciditoga lauensis cd-1655R = DSM 25116 genome, one window contains:
- a CDS encoding phosphoribosyltransferase family protein, translated as MIDIEEILQSTQAITHGHFELKSGIHTDTRIQLVKALQYTWYTKQIGEEMALKLHRFAPDCIVSPMTNGIIVGYEVARKLDVPFIFVERNEDSSMTFGHGLNPAIFKNLIIVEGVIESGKSVKDVIKTLKKYDSEAMAIATVIKEIDDEKMDGLPIVALTQIKPKMYSPQECPLCKSGMPLEKLY; from the coding sequence ATGATAGACATAGAAGAAATTTTGCAAAGTACGCAAGCGATAACTCATGGCCATTTCGAGCTGAAATCAGGAATCCACACAGATACTCGAATTCAGCTTGTTAAAGCCCTTCAATACACGTGGTACACGAAACAAATAGGAGAAGAAATGGCTTTAAAATTACACCGTTTTGCACCCGACTGCATAGTTTCTCCGATGACTAATGGCATAATAGTTGGTTATGAAGTTGCAAGAAAGCTGGATGTGCCTTTTATCTTCGTCGAAAGAAACGAAGATTCTTCAATGACATTTGGTCATGGCCTTAATCCAGCTATCTTCAAAAACTTGATAATAGTTGAGGGAGTAATAGAAAGCGGAAAATCTGTTAAAGACGTCATAAAAACGTTGAAAAAATACGACTCAGAAGCTATGGCCATAGCTACCGTCATCAAAGAAATAGATGACGAAAAAATGGATGGACTTCCCATCGTTGCCCTGACACAGATAAAGCCAAAAATGTACTCCCCTCAAGAATGTCCTCTTTGCAAAAGTGGTATGCCACTTGAAAAGCTTTATTAA
- a CDS encoding amino acid ABC transporter ATP-binding protein: protein MSVISAKNVRKSFGEVEVLKGVSMEVKKGEVVVLMGPSGTGKSTFLRTLNFLEVPDGGEIVFDDIKMKNDVATLRGARSRMAFVSQSYNLFPHMTALKNVVYPLVKVKKMEKSEARKKAVEVLSRVGLEDKINSYPGQLSGGQKQRVAIARAIAMQPDLILFDEPTSALDPEMTSEVLKVMKELANMGTTMIVVTHEVNFARDAADRIVFMSEGVILEDSDPQEFFSYPKTEKAVKFLARLS from the coding sequence ATGAGTGTCATTTCGGCGAAAAATGTAAGAAAAAGTTTTGGGGAAGTTGAGGTCTTGAAAGGTGTATCAATGGAGGTAAAAAAAGGTGAAGTTGTGGTTCTTATGGGGCCATCCGGAACTGGGAAATCCACCTTTTTACGAACGCTTAATTTTTTAGAGGTTCCCGACGGCGGAGAGATAGTCTTTGATGATATAAAAATGAAGAACGATGTTGCAACTTTGAGAGGAGCTAGATCACGCATGGCCTTCGTCTCGCAAAGTTACAATCTTTTTCCACACATGACTGCGTTAAAGAACGTTGTGTACCCCCTTGTGAAGGTGAAAAAGATGGAAAAAAGTGAGGCGCGAAAAAAAGCCGTGGAAGTGCTTTCGCGCGTTGGATTGGAAGATAAAATAAACAGTTATCCAGGGCAACTTTCTGGAGGTCAAAAACAAAGAGTGGCTATTGCACGTGCAATAGCAATGCAACCGGATTTGATACTTTTTGACGAGCCCACATCGGCACTTGATCCCGAAATGACCTCTGAGGTTTTAAAGGTCATGAAAGAACTTGCCAACATGGGAACCACCATGATAGTGGTAACACATGAAGTAAACTTTGCCCGCGACGCGGCAGATCGCATAGTCTTTATGTCAGAAGGAGTTATATTGGAGGACTCTGACCCGCAAGAATTTTTCTCTTATCCTAAGACAGAAAAAGCTGTGAAGTTCTTGGCGCGCCTCTCTTGA
- a CDS encoding DUF342 domain-containing protein: MKEMLFTNIQELFEFLEKEYGQNWHDKIMVNMAENTEKKVKDGKALIKVRIYDLNEMSENVSMEELNASLKENSIIEEEKDEEFVEIPEEPRIEIDVSENNMKAYLTIYPGTKREMPTLEEIQHSLEKRGIVYGIKRDEISRILKDKCVLKAVLVAEGKAPTPPKAAQFKLLFPPNGMKLKTKENEKVDYASMYEIAYCQKGDKLVEKTPAMEGKKGCDLFGRDLPAEKAKDIDLRRLIGKNVELSEDKTAIISSIDGQPFFSEDGKVNVNEMFIVHGNLKYDIGNIDFPGTVWIKGNVEEEFNIKSGKDVLIDGIVGEANIEAGGAILVKGGVFGKRKGLLISHGDFKAKFLSEVTVISHGNVEIDEYIMNSRVLSRGNVVVKGKGWVIGGSVKAYLDVILNVMGSISKVQTHISAGINFEFSKKEEELEKGLQRCLTKVGDISVAINKILASFKEAKYGEKKKQLLIMLSGLRKEKLALLKKMQNLREKLRILNLSRGWEKGRKSSKVIIKQTCFEGSRITINDETIVIHTDIGPTIFSYDNISKKILATPYKNWN; encoded by the coding sequence ATGAAAGAAATGCTATTTACCAACATACAAGAGTTGTTTGAATTCCTAGAAAAAGAATATGGCCAAAATTGGCACGATAAAATTATGGTGAATATGGCGGAAAATACTGAGAAAAAGGTAAAAGACGGCAAAGCCCTTATAAAAGTTCGAATATACGATCTGAATGAAATGAGTGAAAATGTGAGCATGGAAGAACTCAATGCTAGTTTGAAAGAAAATTCGATAATTGAAGAAGAAAAAGATGAAGAATTTGTAGAAATTCCAGAAGAGCCTCGTATTGAAATAGATGTCTCTGAAAATAATATGAAAGCTTATTTAACTATCTATCCAGGCACCAAAAGAGAAATGCCTACTCTTGAGGAAATCCAGCACTCACTTGAAAAAAGAGGTATCGTTTATGGTATAAAAAGAGATGAGATTTCGAGAATTTTAAAAGATAAATGCGTTTTAAAAGCTGTTTTGGTTGCTGAGGGGAAAGCTCCTACTCCTCCAAAAGCTGCTCAATTTAAATTGTTATTTCCACCAAACGGTATGAAGTTGAAGACTAAAGAAAATGAAAAAGTGGATTATGCATCGATGTATGAGATTGCTTATTGTCAAAAAGGAGATAAGCTTGTGGAAAAAACGCCAGCCATGGAGGGCAAAAAAGGTTGCGATCTCTTTGGAAGAGACTTACCGGCCGAGAAGGCAAAAGATATAGATTTACGGAGATTAATTGGAAAAAATGTAGAATTGTCAGAAGATAAGACAGCCATTATCTCTTCCATAGACGGACAGCCTTTCTTCTCGGAAGACGGAAAAGTAAACGTAAATGAGATGTTTATCGTTCATGGAAATCTGAAATATGACATTGGAAATATAGATTTTCCAGGGACCGTTTGGATAAAGGGAAATGTTGAAGAAGAGTTCAATATAAAATCCGGTAAGGATGTGTTGATAGATGGGATTGTTGGAGAAGCAAACATTGAAGCGGGAGGAGCCATCCTTGTAAAAGGGGGCGTTTTTGGCAAGCGAAAAGGATTACTCATATCTCACGGGGATTTTAAAGCTAAATTTTTAAGTGAGGTTACCGTTATATCACATGGCAATGTTGAGATAGATGAATACATAATGAACTCAAGAGTGTTATCCCGAGGAAATGTTGTTGTGAAAGGGAAGGGATGGGTGATTGGTGGAAGTGTAAAAGCTTATTTAGACGTGATTTTAAATGTAATGGGGAGTATTTCCAAGGTTCAAACACATATATCAGCTGGAATAAATTTCGAATTTTCAAAGAAAGAGGAAGAATTAGAGAAAGGTTTGCAACGATGCTTAACTAAAGTTGGAGACATTTCGGTAGCTATCAACAAAATTTTGGCCTCTTTCAAAGAAGCAAAATATGGGGAAAAGAAAAAACAACTTTTAATTATGTTGAGTGGATTGCGTAAAGAAAAGTTGGCTCTTTTAAAGAAAATGCAAAACCTAAGAGAAAAACTTAGAATATTAAACTTGTCTCGCGGGTGGGAAAAAGGTAGAAAAAGTTCGAAAGTAATTATCAAACAGACATGTTTTGAAGGTTCTAGAATTACGATCAACGATGAGACAATAGTTATTCACACGGATATTGGACCAACCATTTTTTCTTATGACAATATTAGCAAAAAGATACTTGCAACGCCTTACAAAAATTGGAATTAA
- a CDS encoding transporter substrate-binding domain-containing protein, which produces MKKVFIVTMLVVALLALTVSADALQSIVSSGYLRVGMDAAGYMPFEGTNSSGNWIGFDVDFARLMAKALGVKLQIVPTRWSGILPSLVSGKFDMIISAMTITPQRAIMVNFSIPYFTVGQEILYNSTVYKKMPTLKELFNQKNLKVAVQIGTTGDDAAKAFFKNARILEFASMDEAALQVALRKADIAVADSTYVSYMSKKYAQLSSINETLTTENYGIAMKQGEFNLLNWVNTFITYEKASGEWKKLYDKWFTNYKPNS; this is translated from the coding sequence ATGAAAAAAGTTTTTATCGTAACCATGTTAGTTGTAGCGTTGTTGGCTTTAACGGTAAGTGCGGATGCTTTGCAGAGTATAGTGTCATCCGGATATTTGCGTGTGGGAATGGATGCAGCTGGCTACATGCCGTTTGAAGGAACGAATAGCAGTGGAAACTGGATAGGTTTTGATGTTGATTTTGCAAGACTTATGGCTAAAGCGCTTGGTGTGAAATTGCAGATAGTTCCCACGCGTTGGTCTGGTATATTGCCCTCGCTAGTTTCGGGGAAATTCGATATGATAATCTCTGCCATGACGATCACGCCTCAACGTGCGATTATGGTAAATTTTTCCATACCGTACTTCACAGTTGGGCAAGAGATTCTTTACAATTCCACTGTTTACAAAAAAATGCCCACTCTAAAAGAATTGTTTAATCAGAAAAACCTCAAAGTTGCCGTTCAGATAGGAACCACAGGTGACGATGCTGCAAAGGCTTTCTTCAAAAATGCCCGCATTTTGGAATTCGCTTCTATGGATGAAGCTGCTTTGCAGGTGGCTTTAAGAAAAGCAGATATAGCCGTTGCTGATTCCACTTACGTTAGCTACATGTCGAAAAAATATGCTCAACTTTCAAGCATAAATGAAACTCTTACCACTGAAAATTACGGTATAGCTATGAAGCAGGGTGAATTCAATTTACTTAATTGGGTGAACACTTTTATTACTTACGAAAAGGCAAGTGGAGAATGGAAAAAACTGTACGACAAATGGTTCACGAACTACAAACCCAATTCATGA
- a CDS encoding amino acid ABC transporter permease → MGRILKKISIAAFIVAIMGIFYYLLSLQYPFHWNVVPLDYLKMYYLGLLMTLKISLVSIVFSFVIGVVGGIMKVSKSETLRDLAGVYVTFFRNIPLLVVILLVYYGVGTVFDFPRFWAAVIALSTFEGAYMIEIIRAGIQSIPKEQFETAEALGLSARERFFDIILPQAFRNALPSLTGQFISLVKDSSLASVIAINELTQRGTQVATMALASFESYITIAAIYFTLTYTLSLISSKLERRLAIP, encoded by the coding sequence ATGGGAAGGATCTTGAAAAAGATATCGATCGCGGCGTTCATCGTCGCGATCATGGGAATATTTTATTACCTTTTGTCTTTGCAATACCCATTTCATTGGAATGTAGTGCCGCTGGATTATTTGAAAATGTATTATCTTGGACTTCTTATGACTTTGAAAATATCTTTGGTAAGCATAGTGTTTTCATTTGTAATAGGAGTTGTAGGCGGAATAATGAAAGTTTCAAAAAGTGAAACGTTGCGCGATTTGGCAGGCGTGTACGTGACATTTTTCCGAAACATTCCCTTGCTTGTTGTCATCTTGCTGGTTTATTACGGAGTGGGAACGGTGTTCGATTTTCCCAGATTTTGGGCGGCGGTCATAGCGCTTTCAACTTTTGAAGGAGCGTACATGATAGAGATAATCAGAGCCGGGATACAATCTATTCCCAAAGAACAGTTTGAAACGGCTGAAGCGCTAGGACTCTCAGCTAGAGAAAGATTTTTTGACATTATACTTCCCCAGGCATTTAGAAATGCCCTGCCTTCTCTGACCGGGCAATTCATAAGCCTTGTCAAAGATAGCTCCCTAGCGTCCGTTATAGCGATAAATGAATTAACACAGCGTGGAACGCAAGTGGCCACAATGGCCTTGGCATCTTTTGAAAGTTACATTACCATCGCCGCCATATATTTCACGCTTACTTACACGTTAAGTTTGATAAGTTCCAAATTGGAAAGGAGGCTCGCCATACCATGA